GAGCAAGGCGCAGCAGCTAGCGGATGTGGAGGCAAAGAAGTTCAAGGAGATGACAGCGGCCCTGGGCCCCGGCACCATCAAGGACCTGGCTGTGGCTGGGCCGGAGATGCAGGTGAGACAGAAAGGCACAGAGGGAGAGTGGATGTTGGCCTGGGAGCCAAGGAGGTAAAAGGCAAACGCGTTTGGGGAAATGTTGGCGGATGGGAAGGGGTTGGGGAGTGAGCTGTCTCTGTGACCTGTCGTTGAGCACCATGCGATGCCGCACCAGCATCAGGCACTGTCCTAGACCCTGCCAAGCCAGCGCTGTGAGGGGGACAGAAACAGATGAGACATCAGCACCTCAGAGTCAGGAAGGGTGACCCGCGCGGGGTGACGGTGGCTGGTTTAGGAGGGCCCCTCTAGAGGGAGCAGCCGAGATAAAGCACCGGTTTCTGAGGGGCTTCTTGCCTGACTTTATCCTCCCACCCTGCAGGTGAAACTTCTCCAGTCCCTGGGCCTGAAATCCACTCTCATCACAGATGGCTCTTCTCCCATCAACCTCTTCAACACGGCCTTCGGGctgctggggctgggggctgACGGTCAGCCGCCGCCAGCACAGAAGTAACGTGGGAGGCCCAGCCTGGGGAAGGGTGGCCTTTGCCAGTCTCCTGCTCCGATCTCTCTGAAGCAGCCGCGCCGTGCCTTAGGTCAACACTGATTGTACTGACGATAGATAAAATAAAACGATAACTTCGGAAATTCAAGCTCTTTTCTGTTGCCTCTAGCCTGGGTGACAAGGGAGCTTACTGGTGAAGAGAAGAAGCCCCTCAAGTCTTGATATAATTCCCGGAGACTATTCTGGTCTCCAAGGAAACAGTCAGGGAGAAAACTAACCTAAAGCCACAGCGATAAGCGTGGGACCCAAAGCCGTCCGAGCCTGCCGTCCTTCAGAGCACAGCTTTCTAGACCCCCGGTAGAGGGGACGGTGCCGCAGAAGGGTTCCGTTGGGCCAGCACACACTGGGACCACTCCTACCCTTGCAACAGCTCACAGCTGGTTCTTCCATGAATCCTGGCCACCCAGTTGAGTCTCCCTCAGGCTGCAGAGCCGGGCTGAGCCTGACACGGGAGACTCCCATGGCGCCACCTGCCGGCCTCACCAGGAGCCTGCAGCGCCGGCTGGTGCGCCAGGCTTGCCCTAGGCACCCGTTCCCTCCTGGATGAGGACCCCGCCAGGGGCAGCAGGGTCTAGAGTGCACTCGGAAGGCTCTGGTCTGGGCTTTTAAGGAGCATTGGGGtgccctctttcctttctgcccctCAAACTTTACCCAAACTGGCCAAGGGCCTTTATTTGGTGAAACGATGTGGGCTCAGTCGGCAGGAACGCAGTAGAGGCGCGAGGGGGCTGGGTTTTAGATGTCAGACCTGCCCTGTCTGTCACCACTGTGGAAATAAAATGATCCTGGAGTGGAGGGGAAAATTTAGCCCCGTTTCCTGTGCGGCTCTGAAGGTGACtcagcctctcttcctcccatgtGTGAAATGGGCCCGTGGCTTCCCAGCTAAGCAAGGTTGGTGATGATGGTTTCATTCCTTTTCCCTCACTAGAGCCTCATCTCATGAGCTTTGCATCTCCCGAGTGCTCCTGAGGTGCATTTGTGTGGTCGGTGTCTCTACTAAAGCCTGGACTTGATGAGGCCCAGGGCCTGCCCGTGTTAACGCCCAGCGCTGGGCCGTTCTGGCTTGGCTCTGTGAGTTCCTACTCCCGACCTCCCCAAGCCTTCCCTCAAGAGAACTAATTAATTACAAGTTCTTCCACTGGTACCTGAAGTCTATTAAACATTGTGTATTGCGGAGGGCCTCTAGGGACAAGTAAGATTGTAGCTGGTGGCTGTCCCTTCAGGTCTCAGCTCCTGGCTCCGAGGCTTCCTCTGACTGCTCCTGCTACTGCCAGTAACCACGCGACTTTGGGAAACATCACTTGTTCACTGCCTAACTTGGATGCTGGGCTCTGTCCCTACAAGTCACTCAATCAAAGCCTGtgactcccttcccttcctcacccTTGCCATGTTTAGTGGGAAAAGACCGCCCCCCCCATGGCACATTGCTAGGTAAGGAGCTCAGGGCCCTCACTGCAGATGCCCGGTCACTGAACTATTCCCTCAGCATTTGCTTTCCTGCTCTTGCCTCctcatttcctttcctccatccctttctctccccccagtcccccccttcccctcctctcttccttccttccagacgGGGTCTGACATTGAACTCAGTCCTCCAGCCTCACTGTGCAGAGCTGAGATCAGCACATGTCAGCTGCTGTCCACTAGCTCCCTCCTTCCGTCTGTAACCCCAGAGGAGACCCCAGCATGTGAGCATTCTCATTTTAGACTCCAGTCACAGCCCCCGGGGAGGCCTGCTCCCCCTGACAATCTCCTCCCTTCAGAACAACTGTTCATACCTCCTcttctcaccctcctcctccctgcccactTTTTCTCACCTCTGTGAAAAAAATAGCAGCACACTGGGCAGGAAGGCTGTCTCCCTCCCAGCAGCGGATCAGCAATCTGTCTGTCCTCGTCATGGTACCCACTGAGGATTCCTCACCTCGGGCCCTAGGTCCCACCCATCTTGTCCTGAGAGCTGACTCCTAACCCATCTCCTGCCTTGGCAACCAGAAATTATTCCTCTTTTGGGCCCCAGTTATCCGTCTATGAATTCCTTCAACTCTGTGACACATAAAACAGGTAGAAGTCATTCCCTGTTAAGAGCATacgatctgagtttggatcccgaGTACCCACAAACAAAAAGCAGCTGTGGCGATGCTGCAAGGCTGGGACCCCAACCCTGAGGTCGGAGCcaggattgctggggcttgctggccagctggcgTAGCCATAAAGCTGCAGGCTGTGGACCTGGTCTCAGGGGAATGAGGTGGAGATGTcctcttcctctgacctctgcacacatgtgcgtgcagCATGCACACAGCCCCCACAAAAAAACAGAAGTGCTCCCCGAGTCCTACACGCCTTCCTGTCTTACCTCTCCTCTTTTGCTTCCCATCCAGATTTCCCCAGAGTTCTCTGAGGTCTCAGTTCACATTCCTCACACCTCATTGGCTTTTCAGACTGTCCTCATTAGTGTATCTCTacttcttttctgtctgcatttttgtttttcctggaactcactttgtagaccaggctggccttaaactcacagagatctgcctgcctctgcctcccaagtgctgggattaaaggcgtgcaccaccacctggcctctccacttctttatatatatacatgcatacaaacatatatacacatatacacatgtataaattttttaaatttcttttccccttgtttttgttttttgtttttcttcagacagggtttctctgtataacagccctggctgtccttgaactcacagagatctgcctgcctctgcctccagagtgctgggattaaaggagtgccccccccccaggctctcCACTTCTTCATCGGTATCACAGGTGGCGTCTGTCCAGTTCCGTCTGCTCCCGCCTAGCCTCACCTGACATTTGGCAGGTCACCTCTGTCCACACTGGGCTCCTGTGACCactctggttttctttctgcctcaccattggccagtGCTGTTTTGTCTACACAGCCCTCAGGGCAGGCCCCCCtgcacccctttcctcctaccttCGTTCTCAGccagcaccactgtcttcagAGTCCAGTTCTCCAGCCTTACTGTCACCCCCGGCCTCTGGCTTCACTTCCAATGATGACTTCCTGTCTCCATATGGATGCCGAGTGCCCATCAGGTTGCTCATGTGACTTGTTCTCGTCAATGAAATGCTGGGGACATAACATAATCACTACACTCTTCTCTTTCCCATATAAAAGTATGATCAGTAATATTCCCCACACAGGCTACTCCGTCAGCCTGCATCCAGGATGGAGAATGGCATCCAGGAGAGGTACAGGTCAACCATGAGGGACAGGTGGTGGGAAGGGAATGTGTATACCATCCGGAGCAATTGAGACTGGGGTGGAGAGTGGTGTTACCGCAGCATAACTAGCCTGGCCTGACTACTGTATGTACTCCATAGGGTTTCCAGTCCCAGGCAGTCGAGAAATCACTCTAGATTGTATGCGTGAAGACTGGCCCAGCACAGGTAGCAGGCAGGTCTATGTACCTCCATGACAGGAAAACACCTCACTGAATACAGCAGGGTCCCTGCTCACACGGGGGCAGATTCCAGTCAGCTCCCACGGTTACCCATAAATTGCCcagaaaataaacagacagaaataACAGCATGGTCACTGCTCAAGTCCATCACAAGCCATTTCCTCCAGCTGGTACAGATGGCTTTCCTTTGGTTGAATACTGGAAAAAGTAACTGGTTTAAAGAACCTTTTATAGGAAGAGAGTTTAGAGGGTGGGCATGGCGGAcggtctcactacatagtccaggctggcctcctgaacTCAGTGATCcgtctgcctcaacctcctgactaCTGGGCTTACAAGCATGCCCCACTAGTCTTGGAAACTTCCTACCATTGCATCCTGGAATTTGTTATAACAGctagggttgttttttgtttgtttgtttgtgtagttgatttttttcccccaagattaaaaaaaaaaaaaatcagccagttgatggtggcacatgcctctaatcccagcacttgggaggcagaggcaggtgaatctctatgagttcaaggccagtgagttccagggcagccaggaccaCTGTAAAACCCATCTCCAAAaactaaaagtaataaataagcaaaaattagaataaaaaaaaaaaaaaaacctgttgttttttgagacagtgtctctttatgtagttttggctgttctggaattcactctatagaccaggctggcctggaactcagagatcctcccgcctctgcctcctgagtgctgggattaaagatgtgcaccaccatatctagctaaaaaacaaagaaaaaccaaaaccaaaacaaaccccaccTTTTGTTTATGGACACGTGTGTGCCCGTGCATGTTGAATGTGGGTACCCGTGAGGCACTgggttccctggagctagagttcagGGTGGTTGTGAAGCTGCATGGTATGGGTGCCAGGACTAGAACACtgatcctctgtgagagcagcaaggaCTTCTAActgtaagccatctctcctgcaggCAGGGTCATTTTTAACTGCATCATGAAATGGAGGAGACTTGAGAGCACCCCAAGAACAGCAGACTGGAAACACTCATCTCCTGCCCTCTCCAAGACACAGCCATTGCATGGAATGAACCATGCTGCTTGCATGAGGTTATTCATTCAGCCTGAATGAACAAAGTTAATTTCTAGGGAATTATAATCATCCCTCTGTACCTATGGAGGGTTCGTTCTAAGACACACAACCCAACATGGAACTCAAGATCTGTGTCCACCCATAAAAAAAATGGTGTAGTATTTACACATAATCCTATACAATGCTCCCACATACTTCAGATCATCCCCACATTCCTATAATGTCTAACACCATGTCGATGCTATGGAGCTAGTTGGTATACCATATcattaaaaaatagtaacaagccgggcggtggcagcgcacacctttaatcccagcactcgggaggcagagccaggaggatctctgtgagttcaaggccagcctggtctacagagcgagattcaggacaggcaccaaaacaatacagagaaaccctgtctcaaaaaacagaaacaaaaaacaaaaccaaacaaacaaaaaaagaaaacaataacaaaaacttcTGCACACATCCAGTGGATATGCAATTTCTTTCCCAAATATTTTTCACTCAAAGTTGGTGAAGACCCTAGGGAATGCCTCAAGATAAGGCTGACTAAACTGCACATATGTGACTCCACTCTATTCCCTGCATCAAGTAGACTCCAGGACCAAATTCCAaacttccccaccccccacctccagatCAAGAGCCTCCAGATCCTAGGCTGTAAATGCAGGCCCTGTGCCCTGCAGGTTCTTTCAGAGTTGAGTCCAACCACTGAATGGAAGACTAAAGGTCCCACGCGGACTCGAGGCTCAGCCTCATGGGACACAGGCCCTTCTGTGCAGTCAGCCCTTTCAGGCTTCAGGCCTCAGGTGCAACATCCTGCTGCCAATCGTTCGCTCCCATGCTCCTTCTGAAGATCGTATACAGCTGTACTCCACATCGAGTGAGGCTGCGGGGGTCACATATGGTTACAGCCAGAGCCCTAGAGTCAGGCAGGGCTGTAGGAGCAGAGACAGCAGAGGGATCCTCTGATGAATTCTCAGAAGATCCATTTGGTGGGAGCAATGGCTACTTCCAGGCAAGTCTTTAGGAGACCACCTCCCCCAGAGCAGGCCTGATGGGGTCTCTGGACCACATGAAATGTGGTCAGATTTGTGTGGGTCAACATTCTCCTTAAGCACCAACATCTCAGCCCTTCCATGTCCATTCTGCATGCCCCCCAAAAGAGGTGAGAAGAGCCACCAGCATCGGCATTCAGTCATGGCAGGACCTGGCCACGTCAGGGATGGAGGGCATTCCATGATTTAGAAGCCTGCTGACATGAAACAGCCAAAGAGGGCAGGCTTTGGAGGCAAActgcccccctccaccccaccccctagaGGATCAACAGTATCTGTCTCATATTCAGACAAAACAGTGTGTGGAAACAGCACTTCAAGGTGGTAGCCCATACCCAAAGTGAATTTccataaggaaataaataaaaaggcctGATGTCCTCCTGAGTTCCTCAGGCTGCTCAGCTGGCTGCTGGTGCCTCAACTCTCCTACATCCCAGCACTTAGTGTTCCAGACACATGGACCAAGATCTATTTCAATCTCTCTTAATTGCCTGGGTGCTCTCTGGACCCCTGCCTCTGTGGGTTGTTTGTTCTGCCAAGAGCAATAActcttccctccctgtcctcaCCAGCTATCTACTTAAAATGTCAACATCTCATCTGACTGGATGTAGTGGCACACGCCCAACTGTGGCCAGGAAGgttctgaatttgagaccagcctggctatatagtaagaccctgtctccaaaaactccAAAATCGCACCTGAATGTCAGCTTTCCCAAATACAAGTTGGGTAAAACAGCCAAGCTATTATGAGGACGAAACAAGTGACGCCGGCCAACAACCGCAACGTGGGGTCTCCACGGCACGCCCAATACACTTCAAAAAGGAAGTGTGCTGGGTTTACTGGCACCTGCTTATAGTAATCTTAGCatgtgggaggtggagccaggatgatcaggagttcaaggtcatccccagcttCCTAGAGCAGTTgggaccagtctgggctatatgtctcaaaaacccaaaacaaagaaatctgGTGCCAGGAAGTGACATGCACCCACAGTCCCAGTGACTGAGGTTGGGACTCATTTGAACCTAGGAATTTTGCCAAAGCCAACCACAGTAATATATGGTGATactgtttcaaaaactaaaaattcagtgggtatggtggcacatcccagcactcaggaggcagaagcaaaagaATTAGGAACTCAAGGCCAATGTGGGCTATGagacattcccagcacccacatggcagctcttcTCTGTCTGTAGTTTCAGTTGCAGGGGGCCCAAAagagacatgcaggcaaaaaaacaccactgtacataaaataaatcattaaaaaaaaaaaaaaagcccaaacgaAAAGTAACAAAAACCCTTAGGCTGGCATGTAACAGTGTAAACCCAAAACCCAGAGGCCAAAGCAAGACCAGGAGTTCCAGGAAGCACAATGGGGCGTGAGGGAATGTATGCTCTAAGTGGCCTAAGGACCATGCTCTGAGAAGACCATCCATCTTTCCATGAGTATTTATTAAGCAGCGACCACATGCCAGGCTAGTTTTCACTCTAGGCAGATATCAGAAAGACATAGTCTGCTCTCATGAAGTTTACATTCTCATGAGGGTAGAAAATATCAAGGATACAATGGAAGTGACCAGCCAGGGACATAAAGCGAGTGGACAGAGACAGTGCTTGCGAACCTCAAGAGCCGGCAGGGCCTCTCTAAGGTCACTGGCATGACAGGGAGGAGTCAGCCACCTTCTTTGGGAAAAGCATCCAGGTGGATCTTTTATACCCAGTTCCTTTTAACCCTAGGCCCTCATCTAAGaatgtctcaaagcaaacaagtCCGAAAAGAGTGAAGGTCGTCCCCCCTTTATTATGGAGGCTTCCAAAGCAAGAGGACAGGATAGAGGAGTTTGCCTCAGGGAAGGATCTAGCTGGGCCCTGGCCCCTTCCTTCCTGGGCCTGGTACCCCAGGCTTCCTTGGCCCAACGGCATCagtctgattcttctgccttttgGGAAACCTGGGAGCCATACATCTCCCTTCTTCACGTGTCCCCCAAATCTCGGGCCAGGCCAGACCCCAGGGCTGAGCCAGCAGGATACGTAGCAACACCCAATCCTCAGGCAGGCCTCCCGGAGCACCAGCTGGATGTGGGGGCCTCCCGGAGCACCAGCTGGATGGGGGGGCTCCTGAGCACCAGCTGGATGGGGGGGCTCCTGAGCATTCTTCCTGCTTTGCCGTGCCAGGTCCttggggtcacaggcatgggTCTGGTCCTCAGGATTAAAAAGACACTGACAACACCACACAGAGGTTGACCCCCATCCCAGCAGGTTAGAGAACACATAAGACATGACACAAGGacctctgaggaggaggagaggagccatGTGGCGCAGTAGATGCCCAGGGCAGGTGGGCGGCTGGGGGCGGGCGAGGATCATTTCTTCTTGGCACGGTCTGCCGCATCCAGAGCGGCCATGTTTCGCGCCGCTGTGATGAGGTGGATGACACTAATGACGGACTTGAGCAGGGCGATGGGAGCCGTGATCCAGAGGCCCATTCGGAAGAGTCCCACAGAGCCCactgtggggaggcagagagaggatggTGGGAGGCGACGGAGGGGTGCGAGACTGGGGCCTCTCTTTCCCCAGGCAGGGCAGGGtggaaccccacccccaccccctcttcctaCCTAGTGGTCCCTCGGAGAAATTGAACAGGTACAGGAGGCAGTAGAAGAGTTCATTTCCAGCACACAGGGTGAACAGGGCAGGCTGCACATAATAAAGGTTGCCTAAGATGGAGGGCCGTGTCCCTACCGTAACCCACAGGGACGTGGGCCACAGACAGGAGAGGGCCTCTCGGCCAGCTGCACACTGCATCCTACTGCATCATTCTTtagcctctgtctgtctgtctgtctgtgtctcagagCCTCATTCTTAATGCTGCCAGGAGGATCACACAGACCTCCCACCAAATTCCCCTTCACCATGCCTCAGCCCAAGGACAGCTCCTGCTTAGAGGGTTGGGGCAGCCACTCTCTCCTGACCAGGGTCCAGCCTAAGACTTCCCATCTTCGGAGCAAGTAAGGGAGGGGCAAGGAGGGCTCACCCTAGAAGTATAGTAGATCCGAAGCACGGGGTTCCCAGAGAGGTCGATCATCTTGTGGCTCTCACTGCCCCTGACCACGGAACTTggggagaaaaatcaaaagacTTCATGAGCTTTGACTGCTACCATACCCACCCAATCATCTCACCAATCGGCACTGGCAACTGGCATTGCCTCCACTGTACGGAGGAGCTGGTGTGAAGCTGAAACTGCATCTTGTTCAAGGCCTCAGAATTCCTTAGGTAGGGACAGTAGGATTAAATGCCCCACCATAAAGCACTCATGCGTCTCCTGGCATTTGGAATCCAAAAATATCCAGCCAGGCCCGTGATAGAAATTGCTTAAGCCACCTTTAAAAATGACAAGCCCACTCATAGACACGGCAGTCACCCTGGGACTTTAACaaggcaaaatttaaaaagaggccTCAGCTAAGGATAGGGGCGTGCTGGCACagaattccagcacccaggaggctgaagtgggaagactgtcatgaatttgaggcctaCCTGGGTGCACACTAAATTCGAAGCAAGTCTTGGGCTGTTGTCTcaagggggagagaaaaaggaagacaccTCCCAGGGAGCCTGAAGTCACCCCAGCCCCAATCCCACAGGAATGTCTTCCACTCATTAGCACCTCCAGCATCAACGCAGACCTGTGCAGATGCAGCCAGTGACTGGCCACGTCCAGGCTCATGCTGAGCTGGAAGAGCAGAGTGGCTCGAGGATACAGCAGGGCCAGGTTGACCAAGAGACACATGGTGGAACAGCGGTCTGTCAGCATATCGAGCATGGCCCCAAACCGGGTGCCTGAAAAGTAACGAAGTTGAAAAAATTAAGACTGTCTGGTATATTAGATGACAGGTACCCACCTTTGGCCTATCACTCGGGGCTGAGTATGAATGGAGTTTGAAAATGTCTACCATCGACTGCTCGAGAAGGAAAGCAGGCTGCTGTCAATAGATGGTGAGGTCAAAAGGACGAGGATTATGAGGACAAGAAATGAGACCACACCGGGCTGTGGCAGGAAAGCGGTCGGAGAAGCTCTCTCTTCAACTCCTCTAACTAAGAACCAAGGCCCCAAAGAAAGGCACGAGACCCCAAGTCTCAGGGGCAGTTTTAGAGGTGGATCTGGAGAATTCGTTAATGAATTAGTCGGAGCTCCAAGCACCACCTGCTCCCCACCCACCACCGAAGCCCAGCTCCAACCTCTTCTGGAGTCCCTATTGTCTGTGACTAGCACATAGTAGTCCCCTAATGAACACCTGTTGAatggagttttattttcttatttatcttttaattcaTGGTATGTTtgtctgcatacatgtatgtgcaccacatgtgcgcctggtgcccacagagaccagaagacaacattggatcccctagaactggagttagaggtggttgtaggccaccacatgggttctggaaaccaaatctgggtcctgtACAAGAACAGTAaatattccttttgtttgtttgtttgagacagggtttctcagtgtaacagacagaactggaactcgatttgtagaccaggttggccttgaactcacagagatcacctgcctctgcctcccaagagctgggattaaaagctagcgccaccaccgcccagcactgtaagcattcttaactgatcctctgagccatctctccagccccaatgactttttttttccttcttcagctcTGGCTCACCTGGTTCTCAAAATGCAGCCTGAGAGGACTTTGGACTTGGAGCaatctttctgtctgcctctccagtgctggaattacaagcatgagccgCCACGCCCGCCCCAAAGGGAAATTTATGCAGAGAGACCTCTTCCATTCACATCACTATGTCCAGTTTAGGTCATACTGTTAGGCCCCACCCTTCATAAGCCGTGTACAGTCCTCAAGAGCAAGCTTAAATCCCAGGTTTAAATCCCCCCCAAATTCCTGTTTGGTTTTCTTACAGAGATGGGAATGAAAGAGCCATCTATTTCTGAGGTTCTGGAAAAGCAGGAAAAGGGCAGGGGGATGTTGGGTCCCCAAgcggtggtagtggtggtggtagagcTCTGTCACCTTGATTAAGGGCTCGAGCCGCGTGTCCATCAAAGGCGTCTAGAAGTCCACTGAGTAGATAGAAGGAGGAGGCCGTGAAGGGACAGCAGGGCATGAAGTAGAAGGAAATGATGGCGAAGACGATCCGGGCGTAACCTtgggatgggaagggagaggggcaggTTGTGATCGGGGAACCAGCTCTCGATCCCTGGCCCTCCGCTGGTGTCGGGGCCGCAGACAGCACTCACCGATAAGGTTAGGCACGAACAGGAAGATATTTTCCTCTGGCATCTTGGCGGCTCCCCTCGTCGCCCTGGCCCAGCTCTGGAGGTGCAAGGGCTTGTCCCAGTCTCACCAGCGCGGCCTCAGCTTTCAGTCCGCGACATCAGCCGCTCCACCAGAGCCCTGGGCCCAGTTCCCCCGCGCGACCCCAGCTGTTAGAGCCCGCAGGGCGCCAGGGCGCAGGGCACCCCTGGGCGCAGCTCACGCACACCTAGCCTTCCGATGGGCAGGCGCTGCCGTCTCCAGCAGAGGGCCCCGCTGCTGGCTGCGCCCGGCTCCCCTAAGCTTACTCTTCCGTCGGGGACGTTAACAACATCGGAGGAAGGAGAGAGCggcttttaaatataaataaataaattaaataaatagtagCTGAGGCCCCTTTAAGGCCGGcctgcttccttttcctgcccgCGCCCCTTGGCTTCGGCTCATACCAACGCACcgagggaggggaaggggctgAGAGCCGTCCGCAAAGGGAGGAACTGGAAAGGGAGAAGCGGAGGAGACCTGAAAGGGAATCTGTACTTGGCATTTTACCGAGGGCATAAACTCCTGGAGGCCAAGGTAAAGCGGTGAGATTCCGACGTCCCGAGTCTGGGCCTCCCCGGGAGACGGGGCGACTTAGTACAGCCCACATCGCTTCCCCGCCCGCTACGTCTGCGGCCGCGATCGCTCCCCGACCCAGGCTGGGACGAGGTGGCTAGAGAGGCTCGGGGCGCGCCTGCCGCTTGCTTCTAGCGCCGCCCTGGTGGTGGGAGGATTAGAGCCCAGGTTCCGCCCTACGTCATCCCCCAAATGCCTCGAAATAACGCTGGGGTCACCACCTCCGAGGAGGAACCTGGAGAGCAACCGTGGCACGCTAGGAAAATGTCTTTAGTTCTAGAACCTCTAGTCTCCTAGCAACGGAACTATAGAACCTCCGCAAACATTTAGGTCTTTATAGCAACCCGGAGCAGCGCTTCCCTGGCTCTCCCTCTTTCCAACCTTCCTCCCCAACTCCAACTCCCTATCCCCATCATAGGGCCCCCTTAgacctctccttctcccctcccgcCGAGTAGCCCACGATTTCAACCCATCAGCCAGGTCGGGGGCTGCATGTTGGCTGCCTTCCCTTAGGAAGGGCCTtggcagagaagaaggaagaaggaagggctttGGAAGGAATGGCGGGGGAGTTATTCTGAGAGCCCCTTCCCTCAAAGTCATAGGCAAAACAACAAACTTTTTCAAGGGCAGGACTAAGAGAGTGGGGTGTTTGAGCTGTAGCCGTGGACTAAATCTGAGCCCAGGGAATAGTGTGAGATGGGGTCTGGGGGGAAGTGGGCTGGTTCCTCAGTCTTAACACAAACTCTGTTTCTAGGGGATGGCATCCACATCTGCCAGGAATGGGGAGAAAAAGGACAGCTGGTCACCTCAAGCTGCAGCCTCCTTAGGTGGAGGGCAGGTGAGCAACGAAGGGGATGTGAAGGAGAAGGGAAGCAAGGCGGGAAGTCCGGTTCTGAGTCACGTGCCTTTATCCTGAAGCCCCATAGACGGCGTTCCTTGTCCAGGTCCTTCTAGTCAACCTTCTAATCCCAGCTTTCCCCGCCACAGAGCCTGCAGCCTGGAAGACACCAGACCAGTGGGAATGTGCAGGCTGAGTTCTAACTTCCTTTCCAGAAAGTCTCATTATCCCGTTCAGAAGAATTCCTGACCCGTATCAGCGCAGAACTTACAGATGAAGCCCTGTTTATTGCTCGCTCCCACGTGAACTCTGTGCCCATcaaggaaaagcaaatgaaagaccaaGGGACTCAGATATCTAGACATGGTGAACTCTCCCTCTTCATCTAGGGACCAGTTCCTAACTCCCTTCCCGCAATACCTGACCTCCCCAGGGATCTGCCCATTTCCCCTCCTCAGTGCCAGTCCTGGG
The sequence above is drawn from the Peromyscus leucopus breed LL Stock chromosome 1, UCI_PerLeu_2.1, whole genome shotgun sequence genome and encodes:
- the Cdipt gene encoding CDP-diacylglycerol--inositol 3-phosphatidyltransferase isoform X2, whose protein sequence is MLDMLTDRCSTMCLLVNLALLYPRATLLFQLSMSLDVASHWLHLHSSVVRGSESHKMIDLSGNPVLRIYYTSRPALFTLCAGNELFYCLLYLFNFSEGPLVGSVGLFRMGLWITAPIALLKSVISVIHLITAARNMAALDAADRAKKK
- the LOC114704353 gene encoding putative protein T-ENOL encodes the protein MASTSARNGEKKDSWSPQAAASLGGGQKVSLSRSEEFLTRISAELTDEALFIARSHVNSVPIKEKQMKDQGTQISRHVFFTKTRGTDTRSDRNRTRTKAHLLPSPREKGVLPNSLTTGG
- the Cdipt gene encoding CDP-diacylglycerol--inositol 3-phosphatidyltransferase isoform X3 produces the protein MPEENIFLFVPNLIGYARIVFAIISFYFMPCCPFTASSFYLLSGLLDAFDGHAARALNQGTRFGAMLDMLTDRCSTMCLLVNLALLYPRATLLFQLSMSLDVASHWLHLHSSVVRGSESHKMIDLSGNPVLRIYYTSRATFIMCSLPCSPCVLEMNSSTASCTCSISPRDH
- the Cdipt gene encoding CDP-diacylglycerol--inositol 3-phosphatidyltransferase isoform X1, which gives rise to MPEENIFLFVPNLIGYARIVFAIISFYFMPCCPFTASSFYLLSGLLDAFDGHAARALNQGTRFGAMLDMLTDRCSTMCLLVNLALLYPRATLLFQLSMSLDVASHWLHLHSSVVRGSESHKMIDLSGNPVLRIYYTSRPALFTLCAGNELFYCLLYLFNFSEGPLVGSVGLFRMGLWITAPIALLKSVISVIHLITAARNMAALDAADRAKKK